Within Malus domestica chromosome 04, GDT2T_hap1, the genomic segment GGTccatgagatttaaaatcgatagaactCCTTAAGTTTgttcaccatcaatcattttagtattTCCGCGAAAAATCTCCTTTAAACAAGGATAAAATGAGAAAAATATCtgcaatttttgtcaaatggtTTTGactcattgtttattaaattgataatatTGTTGTCATTTTAGTAATTATTTAACAGAAATTTTTCTcacaatgaccaaaatgattaatgATGGACAAACTAAAATACCACTTTtatcaatttcaaatctcaagagccaaagTGAAGAGTGATATCAATTTCGGGACCATTTTAGAtaaaatgccaaaaaaaaaaaaacattcatgcGTTGGTCCACTTAGGTGATATACTTGGATTTATTGTATTAATTTATACTATCGCAACGAGTTCACTGTTCATGTATTTGATTGCTAGCTAAAAATTAAATGACCGCATTTATTCATTGTAATTGATAAAATCTTATGGCAAtacttagggtttagggttcatAATACCGTCAATAATTGACATGATAAAACATTTTGAGTTGGTTACCGAACTAGCACTACAACTAATCGTATCATTACTATGGATTTTACTGCTTAATTCATTATATttgctaattaattaaaattagcaATCGACATTCGACATGCTATACGACAAGGGTAGAAGCATGGAATTGAAAGTACAGTGTTGCAGACCGGTGTGAAGACAAGAGATGGAAGGAGGCAAAGGTCCGCAAGGAGACACACCCACCACGTGGTGGTCCCACTTTGGACCCCACTCGTATCCGCGCCAATCCCCCTTCTGTTGTTGAAACATACGTCATCGGGTCATCATCTTTCGACAGGTAAGAAAACCAAGCATGCCAATGCCAACGTGTCATCGTAAGGGGCCCATTCCTTCTTACCGTTACCTTTTAAATCAGGGTATCTGGCagttacaacttacaagtcCCAAACGCCAAATCTGAGAAAATTATTTGTCTGGGAGAGTTTTTGTGACGATATAATTTCGTGGAAGTTCTTCTTCGTTACTTCATTAACAGGACTGTCATCTACTTCGACCTAGCTAGCTTTTATTTTCAGTGATAGAAATATCAATATAatgaaatttaacaaaaaatttccagtattattaattttaacaaaaaattatatttttatattaaaaaataaatcgtaatactatttactttatcatttatttttttcttattattacaactcaaaattttaaaaacattttcattaatttttctcaaaaaaaaggagtatattttaatattaaattatcaACAATATAAGCAACACATCAACGGTTAATAATGTAACAATATTAGGCGGTAGGACAGATTACGTGAAATCTATGATCGAGGGGACCGTATTCAgtgcattctttgtttgttCTGCACCTTGCTGTAGCAAATCACTTCCTTAATTCTTTAAGTACAAGCTTCACATCACAATACTGGGTACACGCTCTCATTACCTTTTATCATCCACTGTCTTTCACCATGCCTTCTGTTTCTCAGCAATGGCTGCTACTGCTCCTAATATCCACAGTACTAACAGTCTTCGCACGTGCCGACTTACCAGGCACGTGGGAACTCCTCGTTCAGAACGCCGGCCTAGCCTCCATGCACACCGCCGTCACACGCTTCAACACCGTGGTGCTCCTCGACCGCACCAACATCGGCCCTTCCCGCAAAATGCTCCGCAGGGGCCACTGCCGCAACGACCCCTACGACGCGGTTCTGAAGCTCGACTGCTACGCCCACTCCGTGCTCTTCGACCTCCAAACAAAGCAAATCCGGCCACTCATGATCCAGACCGACACTTGGTGCTCATCCGGGCAGTTCCTCCCGGACGGCACGTTATTACAAACAGGTGGTGACCTGGACGGGGTGAAAAAGATCCGAAAATTCGTCCCGTGCGAGGCAACCGGGTCGTGCGACTGGGTGGAGCTTGCTGACGTGGAATTGGCCAACGGCAGGTGGTACGCCACGAATCAAATTCTGCCGGACGGGTCGGTGGCTATAGTCGGCGGGAGAGCGGCCAACACGGTGGAGTATTACCCGCCGAGAAAAGGCGCCGTTGCTCTCAATTTCCTTGCTGACGTGGAGGACAACCAAATGGACAATTTATACCCGTACGTGCATCTCCTCCCCAACGGCCACCTCTTCATCTTCGCTAATAACAAAGCGGTGTCGTACGATCACAACGTGGATAAAATCGTGAGGGAATATCCACCGTTGGATGGCGGCCCACGTAATTACCCGTCCGCCGGATCATCCGCAATGCTGGCGTTAGAAGGCGACTACTCAACGGCTGTGATTTTGGTTTGTGGCGGGGCCCCGTACGGCGCTTTCATCGAGAGGAGCACCGACACCCCGGCGCACGGTAGCTGCGGGCGCATCATAGCGACGTCGCCGGACCCGGTTTGGGAAATGGAGGACATGCCGTTCGGGAGGATTATGGGGGACATGGTCATGCTCCCAAGCGGCGACGTTTTGGTCATCAACGGAGCGCAAGCTGGGACCCAGGGCTTCGAGGCGGCATCCAACCCGTGCTTGTACCCGCTTCTTTACCGATCCGAACAGCCAGTCGGCCTGCGGTTCATGACTTTGAACCCGGGAACCGTGCCCCGATTGTACCACTCCACCGCGAATCTCTTACCCGATGGACGGGTATTAATCGCCGGAAGCAATCCGCATTATTTCTACAGATTCGACGCCGAGTTTCCCACGGAGTTACGAATCGAAGCGTTTTCGCCCGAGTATTTGAGTCCGGACCGGGCGAATCTCCGACCCATTTTCGAGGGGATACCCGAAACGGTGCGCTACGGCGAGAGTTTTGACGTTACGGTGTCGGTTCCGCTGTCCGTGGTGGGGGTTGTGGAGGTTAATTTGGGGAACGCGCCTTTTGCCACGCATTCGTTTTCGCAGGGTCAGCGGCTGGTCAAACTGGCCGTTACGCCGTCGGTGCCGGACGGTGAGGGGCGTTACAGGATTAGCTGTGTGGCGCCGCCGAATGGGATGGTTGCTCCGCCGGGTTATTACATGGCATTTGCGGTCAATCAGGGCGTGCCAAGTGTTGCGCGCTGGATACATCTGGTGTCTTGAtgtatgattttaatttttggttagAAAGTTCGTGGATGAATTAAATGTGGATAAGAACCGTAAAGCATTAATTGATATTTTGTTTCCTTTGGGCTGGTTGTCGGTAATTTGCTTGGATATCGGAGTTATTGGTAAGAAGATAAATGGAAATAGACTAGTTGGAGCTATAGAGATAAGAAGCGGGAGAACACTACATACaggtaaaataaaattataaattgagAGCCTCTTAAATTAGTAGTTTTGTGCGGTGGCATCACTTGCACACAATCGAAGTCGGCTTTGAGAAAAAATTTGAACCCCTTTAATATAACAACGTAAGCGATTAGATTCCAAAGTGAAACAGGGAAGATTGGTGGTGTCTAATCCATTCATGAGCAAGGGAATAAATCAATGGAAAACGATATTTCTTATTCCCATGGTGGTTGTGAGTCCACACTTGTGGCAGATATGAAAATGAGACTGtagttctttttcttttttgggtaaTCAAAAGTTTAGGTGCCGGGGAGACTACCCAATCATAGGGTTATAATATACTACTATCATATGGGCACACACGaagtgtgtgagaaaatttatttttgaaatagaaggggagaggaagagagtgatagagaatgtgagagtggaaatttttttttttaattaaagatatgttaggattacatgtaggtaagactttgaaaaaaaaaaacagtaaaatttggttatgtgaaattacatttcttccctatatttcttattcatgttctgttttaattaaagagttaaactagtaatttcataggattttggttgacaatgagtgctttattaattagtaaagaTAAGACTCTTTGAGGACTTACAAAAATAGTcttaactcttttttttttgtttggaaaattttatttgaacccatacaACTTCactttacacccaacttaaatctTAATTGTGAATTGTCTTCTTAGCCCTATTATGTAATTACCatcaagtacaagatgaaataaacacaaaaatcaaaatttaccaATAAACCCACATTCAATAATAACACCCTTACAATCACGCAATAATTCTTTTACGTTCAGTTTTGGTTAAAACCCTACGACgttgttaaaaagaaaaataagctCTTTTTGACAAATGGATGATAATTTTGAAGTTTTAGATTCTCCAAATAAAGTATGAATCAATTTacgttaatttttttatttgatttcaaatctttatttttaggcTTTAGTAGCTGTTTTATACTGCCTGCAAATAGGGTTGAAATCAAGGATAATAAAGGTGGATGATGTATTTTCTGGTATTTTGCTTTTCTGCCACCACATGTTCTAGTTTTTTCAAAGATCCATATATATGGCTAATCATCTTTACCAAGGATCACCTTGGAGACAAGTTTTAGTGGTAGTGTCCCGATAAATATATGTCAGAACTGAATCTTTCTTGTTAAGAATGAATAGCCATCACTCGAAGAGAAAATTGAAATCAAGGATTATTGAAATCAAATAATTGAACTGGGTAATTGTACTTGGTAAAATCTCATTGAAACAATAACTTGCTCATAACATTAGGGGCACGTTTACGTACCCGTAATGGGAATCAATTTATGGAATTGGATTCCGATTACGGGATACACCTTTGTTTACTTAATCTTGGGGAATCAAAAAACATGTGGGGTCCACACCAATTGGGGAATCCCACTCCTGATTTTGGAGGAATTGGACTCCCTACAAGAGGGAGGTATTTCAATTCCTGGATTGGAGGGGAATCGGGAATGGACTTTTTTACCAATTATGCCCTCACTTGGTTGTGATTATTCCAACACTGCCCTTCATATTACTATGTATAATCTAATTTATACACAATAAATCAATAGTGCATATTTTAACTCTTtactttaattaaataaataaaaatatctaattaaaatgtttataaacataaatatagaataaaataaaataaaataaacaaaggcAATTTTGTAATCATATTGATATTTATTTCAATTCATctaaattagtaaacaacttatatgaacTCAATTTCGATTTGGGACAAATgacattttagtaatcatactggtttatattccgattctgctgaattagtaaacagctttatGGAATTGTATTCCGATtccagacagttttagtaaacaatttcaacaggaatctgattctgattccacctcatttcaattcctcctcaatccaattcctcctcaatccaattcctctcaatttgattacggattagtaaacgcgcccTAGGTGCGAAAGAAACCACACAATAACCCAATCCAATTTTCTCACAATTCTCCACTAATTCAACCTTTAAATCACTGCACTCTATATGAATGGAAAATGCTAAATTTCTGCATactaaaaatattttgaatacaTCAACGCTTGGGTTGGTTAGGTGAAGAAAACGAGCAATGTGAAATATGCAACAAAAGAAGGATTAAACACAAGACAAATATGTAAGATATATTGTTCTCTTTTATGTTTCAATGAGTTGTAGAAAattgattttgtgtttttatttattaatgggTGTAAACATAAACTTAcctattgaattgggtttgtgagggtattttaagtaataaatttgggtttagagAGATATTGAtggtttaattaaaatttatataggtgtaaagagtaagttgggtgttgttgatgcacaaaatcagtgaggactttggtacaacagaaagtgttaagtttgtgaccttcgctagattggtccagtcactagtgtggataagtatgtaaatggatagggatagggaagcaaacacaagatgtacgtggttcactcagattggctacatccatggagtagaggagttctcattaattgtgaaggtttacacaagtacttaggttcaagctctcctttagtgagtactagtgaatgatttagtacaaatgacattcggaaatattgtgagagaatgatctttatttatagaaaataattactagtttcattctgacattgacatgtgtcatgttgtgattggcttctgatgttgacacgtgtcgcgctatgattgacttctgatgtcgacacgtgttgcgctgtgattggcctcctggttggagggaaactattctgggtccttgacggtataacgttgaccggtactcagtagtttcgggattggtcaagtatggtacaaacaatgctcccctaagttcccgagtgagggacgctcctcggttggggacttgcaagatccaagccattgagtaatcacgaaact encodes:
- the LOC103423394 gene encoding aldehyde oxidase GLOX, coding for MPSVSQQWLLLLLISTVLTVFARADLPGTWELLVQNAGLASMHTAVTRFNTVVLLDRTNIGPSRKMLRRGHCRNDPYDAVLKLDCYAHSVLFDLQTKQIRPLMIQTDTWCSSGQFLPDGTLLQTGGDLDGVKKIRKFVPCEATGSCDWVELADVELANGRWYATNQILPDGSVAIVGGRAANTVEYYPPRKGAVALNFLADVEDNQMDNLYPYVHLLPNGHLFIFANNKAVSYDHNVDKIVREYPPLDGGPRNYPSAGSSAMLALEGDYSTAVILVCGGAPYGAFIERSTDTPAHGSCGRIIATSPDPVWEMEDMPFGRIMGDMVMLPSGDVLVINGAQAGTQGFEAASNPCLYPLLYRSEQPVGLRFMTLNPGTVPRLYHSTANLLPDGRVLIAGSNPHYFYRFDAEFPTELRIEAFSPEYLSPDRANLRPIFEGIPETVRYGESFDVTVSVPLSVVGVVEVNLGNAPFATHSFSQGQRLVKLAVTPSVPDGEGRYRISCVAPPNGMVAPPGYYMAFAVNQGVPSVARWIHLVS